In Drosophila innubila isolate TH190305 chromosome 2R unlocalized genomic scaffold, UK_Dinn_1.0 1_C_2R, whole genome shotgun sequence, the following are encoded in one genomic region:
- the LOC117784397 gene encoding leucine-rich repeat-containing protein 34 — MCEQLCGNDLSCSLNLPPIKGRPFPVLLLSCWQREYDVRPYNKFKFSRLDFEERMNRNFRCISDLHTIVKFMLQRRLLSVSISGVVVSNRDAGLLQSFVRSLSSVSKIELKLMRLPYEFFVMLRLNVHKMKLCELSLKGTPLSDRDANMLREFLLASKTLHTLNVSSCSLCQYNFATVADGVHKSSSIRKLCANRLVGLNLSLDTDKIASIVGSLLMQNKLVELTMNQCEFVAQDMEIIAEYLQNKNSSLKRLELAYNKISADGAMFLMRAISQGGVLELLDISGNTIGTHGGEWIAKYFSSCQMLQHLYINNNDIAASAINLILLTLKKPCRIKRLQVYNNHFDKCSAQILHRLLEAKILNNDEIDISCTYDQDSKQYRIVPWL; from the exons ATGTGCGAACAGCTGTGTGGCAACGATCTTAGCTGCAGTTTGAACTTGCCGCCCATTAAAGGACGTCCTTTTCCCGTTCTGTTGCTCAGCTGTTGGCAGCGGGAATACGATGTGCGTCCgtacaacaaatttaagttcTCTCGTCTGGACTTTGAGGAGCGCATGAATCGCAATTTTCGCTGTATAAGTGACCTACACACCATTGTTAAATTCATGTTGCAGCGTCGTCTGCTCTCCGTGTCTATTTCCGGTGTTGTTGTAAGCAATCGGGATGCAGGTTTGCTGCAGAGCTTTGTTCGCTCGCTTTCAAGCGTGTCAAAGATTGAATTGAAGCTCATGCGTCTGCCATATGAGTTCTTTGTCATGTTGCGCTTAAATGTCCATAAGATGAAGTTGTGTGAACTCAGTTTGAAGG GCACTCCATTGTCCGACAGGGATGCGAACATGTTGCGGGAGTTTCTGTTGGCCAGTAAAACGCTGCACACTCTTAACGTGTCCAGCTGCAGCCTGTGCCAATACAACTTTGCCACTGTGGCCGATGGTGTTCACAAATCAAGTAGTATACGCAAGTTGTGTGCCAATCGTCTAGTTGGCCTCAATCTGTCGCTGGACACGGATAAAATCGCCTCTATTGTGGGCTCACTGCTAATGCAGAATAAACTCGTGGAGCTTACCATGAATCAGTGTGAATTTGTTGCCCAGGACATGGAGATAATAGCCGAGTATCTGCAGAACAAAAACAGTTCGTTGAAGAGACTAGAACTGGCCTACAATAAGATCTCCGCCGATGGTGCCATGTTCCTCATGCGTGCCATTTCCCAGGGTGGAGTTCTGGAGCTGCTCGACATTAGTGGCAACACGATTGGCACCCATGGCGGCGAATGGATTGCCAAGTACTTCAGCTCCTGTCAAATGTTGCAGCATTTGTATATCAATAACAATGACATTGCGGCCAGTGCCATCAATCTCATTCTGTTGACTCTCAAGAAGCCCTGTCGCATCAAGCGACTGCAAGTGTATAACAATCACTTTGATAAGTGCTCTGCACAAATTCTGCATCGCCTGCTGGAAGCCAAGATATTGAATAACGATGAAATCGACATTAGCTGCACCTACGATCAGGATAGCAAACAATATCGCATTGTGCCCtggctttaa
- the LOC117785193 gene encoding protein anachronism isoform X2, translated as MSSVVCCEGGSRRVSVLLLLLLLCLQLILSCNAGRINRSAFMDGDVRSEVVDPNNRTIWSMFNLTQEQVRRIQNGSNPSGKDETTQATRNQLLDQIAVRRMNEVQQRIQFALSNKQNADEPPSVDDQPKATHEKAGYPMCNGETTLQHNWQRLNNVTLQFADSIFQHNNNATNVESAFLRLYKVNPRATAGQEATRQPTSAMEPICPEPMLESQIRVTVSIVYQLKKKQTKKRTCNTMMLSSTKTGWVDIDVKCALNYWCQPARAQTNNNNNSNAHIVVGQLMIEVHDDEENQLLPGLYFRPPTCDQADLAVPWTFYRSATSVSSLENNNLSKCPRLDVLFVGNGDLSVKNFDHSNYERSQLEALKHKTYNPNRSKENLNTESTTLNSPTIDNMLENSENESQEMEQVHHHRRHHHHNQQQHSMPDCESNYHHRHHHQHHNHHKHHNSQSEE; from the exons atgtcaagtgtTGTGTGCTGTGAGGGCGGCAGTAGGCGTGTCAgcgtgttgttgttactgttgctgttgtgcctgCAGCTGATTTTGTCCTGCAATGCGGGACGGATCAATCGGTCGGCCTTCATGGACGGCGATGTGCGATCTGAGGTGGTCGATCCCAACAATCGCACCATCTGGAGCATGTTCAATCTAACCCAAGAGCAGGTCAGACGCATACAGAACGGTTCAAATCCCAGTGGTAAGGATGAGACAACACAAGCCACCAGGAATCAACTGCTGGATCAAATAGCCGTAAGGCG GATGAATGAGGTACAACAACGCATACAATTTGCACTGTCCAATAAACAGAATGCCGATGAGCCTCCAAGTGTGGATGATCAACCGAAGGCAACCCATGAGAAGGCTGGTTATCCTATGTGCAACGGCGAGACGACTCTGCAGCACAACTGGCAGCGTTTAAATAATGTCACATTACAGTTTGCCGACAGCATTTTCCAGCACAATAACAATGCCACCAACGTGGAAAGCGCCTTTCTGCGGCTCTACAAGGTGAATCCAAGGGCAACAGCTGGCCAGGAGGCAACACGCCAGCCAACGTCGGCAATGGAACCCATTTGCCCAGAACCCATGCTCGAGTCCCAGATACGCGTCACAGTCTCCATTGTCTATCAGCTGAAGAAGAAAC AAACTAAGAAACGCACCTGCAACACAATGATGCTGAGCTCGACCAAGACCGGCTGGGTGGACATTGATGTGAAATGTGCCCTTAACTATTGGTGTCAACCAGCAAGAGCacaaactaacaacaacaacaatagcaatgcacatattgttgttggccagcTGATGATCGAGGTGCACGATGATGAGGAGAATCAACTGTTGCCCGGACTCTACTTTCGACCACCCACTTGTGATCAGGCAG ATCTTGCAGTCCCTTGGACCTTCTACAGATCAGCGACGAGTGTGTCTAGTTTggaaaacaacaacttgtcCAA ATGTCCAAGGTTAGATGTGCTATTCGTGGGCAATGGAGATTTGTCGGTGAAGAACTTCGACCATAGCAACTACGAAAGAAGTCAGCTTGAAGCCTTAAAGCATAAAACTTATAATCCAAACCGAAGCAAGGAAAACCTGAACACCGAATCAACCACATTAAATTCACCCACAATTGACAATATGCTTGAGAACAGCGAGAATGAGAGCCAGGAGATGGAGCAAGTTCATCACCATCGCCGGCATCATCATcacaaccaacaacagcattCAATGCCAGACTGTGAATCCAACTATCATCATCGTcaccatcatcagcatcacAATCATCATAAGCATCATAATTCACAGAGCGAGGAGTAA
- the LOC117785193 gene encoding protein anachronism isoform X1: MSSVVCCEGGSRRVSVLLLLLLLCLQLILSCNAGRINRSAFMDGDVRSEVVDPNNRTIWSMFNLTQEQVRRIQNGSNPSGKDETTQATRNQLLDQIAVRRMNEVQQRIQFALSNKQNADEPPSVDDQPKATHEKAGYPMCNGETTLQHNWQRLNNVTLQFADSIFQHNNNATNVESAFLRLYKVNPRATAGQEATRQPTSAMEPICPEPMLESQIRVTVSIVYQLKKKRKLKTKKRTCNTMMLSSTKTGWVDIDVKCALNYWCQPARAQTNNNNNSNAHIVVGQLMIEVHDDEENQLLPGLYFRPPTCDQADLAVPWTFYRSATSVSSLENNNLSKCPRLDVLFVGNGDLSVKNFDHSNYERSQLEALKHKTYNPNRSKENLNTESTTLNSPTIDNMLENSENESQEMEQVHHHRRHHHHNQQQHSMPDCESNYHHRHHHQHHNHHKHHNSQSEE, encoded by the exons atgtcaagtgtTGTGTGCTGTGAGGGCGGCAGTAGGCGTGTCAgcgtgttgttgttactgttgctgttgtgcctgCAGCTGATTTTGTCCTGCAATGCGGGACGGATCAATCGGTCGGCCTTCATGGACGGCGATGTGCGATCTGAGGTGGTCGATCCCAACAATCGCACCATCTGGAGCATGTTCAATCTAACCCAAGAGCAGGTCAGACGCATACAGAACGGTTCAAATCCCAGTGGTAAGGATGAGACAACACAAGCCACCAGGAATCAACTGCTGGATCAAATAGCCGTAAGGCG GATGAATGAGGTACAACAACGCATACAATTTGCACTGTCCAATAAACAGAATGCCGATGAGCCTCCAAGTGTGGATGATCAACCGAAGGCAACCCATGAGAAGGCTGGTTATCCTATGTGCAACGGCGAGACGACTCTGCAGCACAACTGGCAGCGTTTAAATAATGTCACATTACAGTTTGCCGACAGCATTTTCCAGCACAATAACAATGCCACCAACGTGGAAAGCGCCTTTCTGCGGCTCTACAAGGTGAATCCAAGGGCAACAGCTGGCCAGGAGGCAACACGCCAGCCAACGTCGGCAATGGAACCCATTTGCCCAGAACCCATGCTCGAGTCCCAGATACGCGTCACAGTCTCCATTGTCTATCAGCTGAAGAAGAAACGTAAGTTAA AAACTAAGAAACGCACCTGCAACACAATGATGCTGAGCTCGACCAAGACCGGCTGGGTGGACATTGATGTGAAATGTGCCCTTAACTATTGGTGTCAACCAGCAAGAGCacaaactaacaacaacaacaatagcaatgcacatattgttgttggccagcTGATGATCGAGGTGCACGATGATGAGGAGAATCAACTGTTGCCCGGACTCTACTTTCGACCACCCACTTGTGATCAGGCAG ATCTTGCAGTCCCTTGGACCTTCTACAGATCAGCGACGAGTGTGTCTAGTTTggaaaacaacaacttgtcCAA ATGTCCAAGGTTAGATGTGCTATTCGTGGGCAATGGAGATTTGTCGGTGAAGAACTTCGACCATAGCAACTACGAAAGAAGTCAGCTTGAAGCCTTAAAGCATAAAACTTATAATCCAAACCGAAGCAAGGAAAACCTGAACACCGAATCAACCACATTAAATTCACCCACAATTGACAATATGCTTGAGAACAGCGAGAATGAGAGCCAGGAGATGGAGCAAGTTCATCACCATCGCCGGCATCATCATcacaaccaacaacagcattCAATGCCAGACTGTGAATCCAACTATCATCATCGTcaccatcatcagcatcacAATCATCATAAGCATCATAATTCACAGAGCGAGGAGTAA
- the LOC117785193 gene encoding protein anachronism isoform X3, producing MSSVVCCEGGSRRVSVLLLLLLLCLQLILSCNAGRINRSAFMDGDVRSEVVDPNNRTIWSMFNLTQEQVRRIQNGSNPSGKDETTQATRNQLLDQIAVRRMNEVQQRIQFALSNKQNADEPPSVDDQPKATHEKAGYPMCNGETTLQHNWQRLNNVTLQFADSIFQHNNNATNVESAFLRLYKVNPRATAGQEATRQPTSAMEPICPEPMLESQIRVTVSIVYQLKKKRKLKTKKRTCNTMMLSSTKTGWVDIDVKCALNYWCQPARAQTNNNNNSNAHIVVGQLMIEVHDDEENQLLPGLYFRPPTCDQILQSLGPSTDQRRVCLVWKTTTCPNVQG from the exons atgtcaagtgtTGTGTGCTGTGAGGGCGGCAGTAGGCGTGTCAgcgtgttgttgttactgttgctgttgtgcctgCAGCTGATTTTGTCCTGCAATGCGGGACGGATCAATCGGTCGGCCTTCATGGACGGCGATGTGCGATCTGAGGTGGTCGATCCCAACAATCGCACCATCTGGAGCATGTTCAATCTAACCCAAGAGCAGGTCAGACGCATACAGAACGGTTCAAATCCCAGTGGTAAGGATGAGACAACACAAGCCACCAGGAATCAACTGCTGGATCAAATAGCCGTAAGGCG GATGAATGAGGTACAACAACGCATACAATTTGCACTGTCCAATAAACAGAATGCCGATGAGCCTCCAAGTGTGGATGATCAACCGAAGGCAACCCATGAGAAGGCTGGTTATCCTATGTGCAACGGCGAGACGACTCTGCAGCACAACTGGCAGCGTTTAAATAATGTCACATTACAGTTTGCCGACAGCATTTTCCAGCACAATAACAATGCCACCAACGTGGAAAGCGCCTTTCTGCGGCTCTACAAGGTGAATCCAAGGGCAACAGCTGGCCAGGAGGCAACACGCCAGCCAACGTCGGCAATGGAACCCATTTGCCCAGAACCCATGCTCGAGTCCCAGATACGCGTCACAGTCTCCATTGTCTATCAGCTGAAGAAGAAACGTAAGTTAA AAACTAAGAAACGCACCTGCAACACAATGATGCTGAGCTCGACCAAGACCGGCTGGGTGGACATTGATGTGAAATGTGCCCTTAACTATTGGTGTCAACCAGCAAGAGCacaaactaacaacaacaacaatagcaatgcacatattgttgttggccagcTGATGATCGAGGTGCACGATGATGAGGAGAATCAACTGTTGCCCGGACTCTACTTTCGACCACCCACTTGTGATCAG ATCTTGCAGTCCCTTGGACCTTCTACAGATCAGCGACGAGTGTGTCTAGTTTggaaaacaacaacttgtcCAA ATGTCCAAGGTTAG